The Chondrinema litorale genomic interval AAGCCCCTTACTAAAGAAATTCTTGAAGAAGTAATAGATAGATTCTTTTAGTAATTGCTCTTGAAATATCAAGATTTTGTGAAGTGATACGTGCTGTAATTTTCGATATGGATGGAATTATTATTGACTCTGAGCCTCTCTGGAAGAAAGCAGAGAAGTTAGTGTTCACGTCAATGGGAGTAAATGTAACAGAAGAACAAGCCGCAGTTACAGCAAGCCTAACAACCAGAGAAGTTACCGAGTATTGGTTTAATAATAGCCCTTGGCAAAACACTCCTCTGCACGAAGTAGAAAATGCCGTAATTGATAAGGTAGGAGAATTAATTGCCACGCAAGGCAAACCTATAGATGGCATAGCTAATACATTAGAATTCTTTAAGCAAAGAAAATTTAAAATAGGTTTGGCTACCAACTCACCTTACCAACTTATTCCTTTAGTGTTAGAAAAAGTTGGTATTACCCATTATTTTGATGCCATTACCTCTTCAGACGAGGCGCCAAAAGGCAAGCCGGATCCGGCAGTTTATTTAACAACTGCGCATAAGCTTGATATTCCACCGCAATTTTGTTTAGCTTTCGAAGATTCTGGTTCTGGTTTAAGAGCTGCTAAAAGAGCCGGCATGAAAGCTGTTGCCATTCCTGCATCATTTGAATATGATCATCCCAAATTCGATATAGCTGATTTGAAGCTTACAGGCTTTAAGCATTTTACGGAGCAACATCTTCGGTATTTAAGCGAAAGCCAAACCTAAGTTTTAAAATATTTATTCTGAATTAAATTCCATCCAGATAAGTTATTATCAAAAGCTTTCTGGTCTATAAATTCATGCGAGTTGACAGATAATTTCCTCATAAAAAAGCCTGATAATCAATTTTTGACTTCGTTAGTAGAGTATTATTTTTTTATTGATGTTCAGGTTAGTGAAGCGGATTCCCAAGGCGAATATATCATTCCATTTCCTCGAATTACTTTTGGTTATTTCTTCGATCATCCCTTTTTGGTGACTAACCACGATTTAAACCAACAGGTTGAAGTAGATATGGTGATTTCGAGAATCACTTCGCACAAAATCACAGTAAAACCACTAAGCGATCGTATAAAGATAATTGGAGCTCATGTAAAACCATTTGCACTAGCCTATCTCACAAATACCCTTTTAGAAGATTTACCTTGGCTAATAGATACCCAAGAGCTGTTTAAAGAACAAGCCGCTGCTTTTAAAAGGAAAATTAAAGCTCGCAGCAAACCAAATCAGATGTTTGATGAAGTGGAAAATATCTTTTTAGAATCAGTTTTGGTGAAAGATTTATCTGTAATTACCCAAGCTGTGGAAATGGTAGAAAAACATGCTGGAGAAATAAAACTAGACGAACTGGCAAATGCCATCGGAGTTACTTCACGCACTTTAAGAAATCAGTTTTACAAATATGTTGGCTGTGCGCCAAAAGAATACATTAATCTGGTTAAACTGTATCAAAGTGTGTATCAGATGCATCATTCCAACGATTCACTCACCAGTATAAGTCACGATACCAACTATTTCGACCAAGCTCATTTTATAAATACCATCAAACGTATTACAGGTAAGTCGCCGGGCAAACTCAGAAAAGAAATGCCCGATTTCCGATTTTTACAATTTTAGGCTAGAGTAAAAACTGAAATTAGCCATGTCTACCAAAGACATTTAAATAATTTCAGAAAATTATAGCCAACCATGAAAAGAAAGAACTTAGTAAAAATCCATTTGCTTGCAACTGCCATTGCTGTAATTATTATTCTTACATTTTTTACTTCTTCGGTATTTGCTGAACTCAACGGAGAGGAAACCTTCATCAAAACAGTAAAAACCAGTATCTTCTATGCACTTCCATTGCTCTTAATAGCCATGCCTACATTAGGAATTTCTGGCAATAAACTAGCGGGTAAATCAACCAACCAAGAAGTGTTGCAAAAGCAAAAGAGAATGAAGCTAATCGTATTTAATGGCATCGTCTTAATTTCGTTAGCTTCATTTCTTTACTATCGGGTAAGTTTTAAGGAAATTGATGTTGTCTTTTTTTACGTACAGATGGCAGAGTTTGCTTTTGGTATTGGTAATTTGGTATTAATCGGATTAAATATAAAAAGTGGGATGAAACTCTCTGGAAGACTTAAAAAGCAAGCACAAGTAAAAGCTTGAAGGCAGAAAACTAGATCGACTTTTTTAACAGATTACGAGAGAATGAATCTTTAATGAAATCGCCTGAATTGATGAGCTTTTTGTGAACAAATTACGCTGAGAAGTATTATATAATAAAAACTAAATAGCACATGAAATTTACAAGAAAAGCAAGTGCCAACTGGAAAGGCACTGGAAAAGAAGGTAAAGGAACTGTAAGTACAGAAAGTACTACGCTTAGCCAAACTCAAGTATCTTACAAAAGTAGATTTGAAGAAGGAGTAGGTACAAACCCAGAAGAATTGGTAGCTGCGGCACATTCTAGCTGCTTCACTATGCAATTGAGCTTTCTTTTAAATGAAGAAGGTTACACAGCAGATAATCTGGATACCGATGCCAAAATCACTTTTGAAGATGGTGCCATCACCAAAATTCATTTAGAATTGGAAGGACAGGTGCCAGAAATCGCAGAAGACGAATTCAAGAAAATAGCAGAAAAAGCCAAAGAGGTTTGCCCAATTTCTAAACTTCTCGATACTGAAATTACACTTTCAGCATCATTATCATTGGTATAAAGGAAAAGGAAATTACCATTTTATAAGTCTGGGTTTCATTACTCAGGCTTTTTTTATACACCAATATTTATAAGCCAAGAGTGAAAAAATGATTAGATAATTTAGTCGCAAACGGGGAGTGCTTTTGTCGGAATTGGCTATGCTCTTAAACTCATAATTCTTTTAACTTAGCCATATATAAATGCTTAAATTATGAAAGGGAATTATAAGAATGTGGATGAATATATAGCTACTTTTTCTGAGCCGATTAAAGAAATTCTGGAAGAGATAAGGGCACATATTAAAAATACAGCGCCACAGGCAGAAGAAGTAATTAGTTATGATATGCCTGCTTATAAATATAATGGTCCTTTGGTGTATTTTGCCGGATATAAGAAACACATAGGTTTTTATCCCACACCTTCGGCGATTGCCCATTTTAAAACAGAAATAGAAAAAGCAAAATATAAATGGGCAAAAGGTTCGGTACAATTCCCACTCAGTGTGCCTATGCCAATGGAATTGATTAAAGAAATGGTACTTTTCAAACTTACCGAAAACACCAAGAAGTGATAGAAGGCATTATCTACATGTTATTTTTTGAATTAATATTTGAAAAAGCACTAACAACAAAAGTATAATTATTAACTATTGCAGGTTTTATTTAGCAAAACTGATAGTTAAATGAAGAAATTTTTTCGCTTTGTATTTCACCTCATTTCAATTCTAATACTCACGATTCTTACACAAATTGGAGGCTTGGTTTATCTGTTTACGCTAATACTAGTAAGTAAAAAAAGCAAAGTAAGAAGTATAAAGAGAGCCGGCACTTTTACCATCTTATATTTAATCTGTACACTTTTAGTAGTGCCAAATCTGGCTCCTTTGTTAGGTAGAGAAAAGATCAAAGAATCTGAATCGATTGTAGCGCGCTCCATCATATTTACTTTGGCTAATAGAAACTATGTAAAGCCTGAGCTCAATAATGTACTTGCTCAAATTGCAAGTGATTTTGAAAAGAAGCATGCAGGAATCAAACTGGTTTATTTGGACGCCAACTTTCCTTTTTTTGATAAGTTTCCACTTTTGCCACACCTCAGCCACAATGATGGAAAGAAAATAGACATTGTCTTTATTTATGAAGACAGTGCAGGAACGTTGACGAATTTAAAGCCATCTAGAAGTGGATATGGCATTTATGAGAGTCCAACAGCAAAAGAATTTAATCAAATAGTATTATGTAAAGAGAGAGGTTACTGGCAGTACGATTTCCCGAAATATTTGACTTTAGGAGAGGTGAATCGAGACCTAACATTCTCCCAAAAGGCGACTAAAAATTTGATTAAAATAATATTGAGACAAGCAGCGGTTGAAAAGATATTTATCGAACCTCATCTAAAAAAGAGGATGCATTTATCAAACAACAAAATCAGATTTCATGGTTGTGGAGCTGTAAGGCACGATGATCATATCCATCTTCAAGTGAAGTAAATGAAAATCTATTTCATTTAAGTGTGAAATCTACACATGATATTGCGATGAAATGAATTAACTTGCAGGCGAAAATTTACTTTACTACCAGACTTTTAACCCTAGATGAAGAAGATAACTAAACTATCATTTATACTTATCTGCTGTTTAATTACAGTACTTTCCACTGCCGGGTTTGCACAAGCTCAAACAGGCAAAATGGCTTACACAGTTTCATTTCCTGAGCCAGCTAGCAATGGCTTGCATGTAAAATTGCAAACTTCAGGTTGGCAGCAAGACACCCTCAATTTTAAAATGCCTAAATGGATGCCCGGTTATTATCAGATTATGGATTATGCCGATGAAATTGTAAGCATTTCAGCAGAAGATAGCAAAGGGGAAAAACTCACTTTGGATAAAATCAACGAGAACACTTGGCAAATTACAGGTGTAAAAAACAAAGCTTTTACGCTGAACTATGATATAAAAACCAGTAAACAGTTTGTGGCAAATAGCTATGTAGATGCTGAACATGCTTATTTGATTAATGCCAGTACTTTTTTCTATGTGGATGGATTTATCAATATACCGGTTGCAGTTAAGGTAGAGATGAATGAGGCGTGGAGTAAAATTGCAACAGGATTAACTTTGGTAAAAGGAAAAACGAACGAGTTTACCGCACCAGATTTCGATATTTTATACGATTGCCCTATTCTAATTGGTAATATGGAAGAACTACCTTCTTTTGAAGTAGGAGGTAAGTTACACCGATTTGTTGGTTACAAATTAGGCGACTTTGACCACGAAGGTTTTATGCAAAAATTAAAACTAATGGTAGAATCTGCTGTGGCGATTATTGGCGATATTCCTTATAAAGAATATACATTTATTGGCATTGGTCCGGGTAGGGGTGGAATTGAGCATTTAAATAATACTACTGTAAGTTTCGATGGAAATAGACTTAATTCAGATGCTGCTATGAATGGCGTACTCAACTTTCTAGCACATGAATATTTCCATCATTATAATGTAAAACGCATCAGACCTTTTGAGTTAGGGCCATTCGATTACGACCAAGGGAGCAAAACCAATTTGCTTTGGGTGAGTGAAGGTTTATCGGTTTATTATGAGTATTTGGTGATTAAAAGAGCTGGCTTGGCAAGTGTAGAAACCTTGTTCGAAGATTTTGAAAACAACATCAATGTAGTTGAAAACAATCCGGGTAAAAAATATCAATCACTGGTACAATCAAGCTACAATACTTGGAAAGACGGGCCATTTGGCACGCAAGGAGAAGAAAAAGGAAAAACAATCTCTTATTACCAAAAAGGCCCTGTTGTTGGTTTGCTGTTAGATTTTGCTATTCGCAATGCTACTAAAAATGAGAAATCTTTAGATGATGTAATGCAATATGTGTATTACAGATATTATAAAGAATTAGGCAGAGGTTTTACAGATGCTGAGTTTGAGCAAACTTGCGAAACCGTAGCAGGTGCACCACTTACAGAGATTTTTGAATATATCTACACTACCAAACCTCTAGATTATGATAAATATCTGGGCATGGCTGGTTTAAAGTTAGAAGCAAATCCTGCTGAAAGTGACCCAGAAAAGAAAGTGTATAAGCTAAAGCAAATTGAAAATCCTACAGAATTGCAGAAAGAAATCTTTCAATCTTGGATTGGAGAATGATTATCTGCGCAGTATTGAATAAAATAATGGATTGATTATTAACTTCGCTTACGTTTAATAATCAATCCTAACTCATATACATGAGCCCAATTTTTTAAACTCATGGAAAAAATCGTATTTATTGGCTATAAACCATTTGCTGGAAAAGAAACTGAACTCGCAGCTTTACTCGAAATTCACTGGCAAACGCTCAAAATCGAAAGTCTGGTAACCGACAGGCGACCAATTATTGTAAAGGCAGAAGACGAAACTGTGATCGAGGTTTTCGGTTGGAAATCTAAAGAAGCAATGGAGCTCGCGCATTCCAATAAAATTGTATTAGATATGTGGAATGAGTTTTCTAAGGTGTGTGAATATGTACCTGTAGGCGAACGCAGCGAAATGAAAGAATTGTTTTCTGAGTTTAAGCCACTCAATTAGTTCTAAGAGCTATTTTATTGAAATGTAATGGTACTAATTGAATATCTTTTAGTTTGATATTCTAGGCCTTACCTTTTAAATAAAAGGGATTGAAAATCAAGGTTTTAAATGCATTAATGTATAAAATAAAACCCCGCAATTAGCTAATAAAAGCTTTTTTCGGGGTTTTTGATTTGTTAAATTGTAGTGTCTAATCACAATTAACACTACAATATATGAGAGATCAACAGCTTTTCCAACCACAAGATTACTTAACTCCAAAATGGTATTTATTTAAGAGTAGTAAATTGGGTAATGTTTATGATAGCATCCCTTGGGAACAACTTTCTGCATGTCTGCCTAAGAAAAATAAAGGCCCTGGTGCTCCTAGCTGGTTTTCGCCTCAGGGCATGTTTGGCTTAATGTTTCTAAAAGCCTATTTAAACCTGAGTGATGAAAAGCTCATAGCACGCTTTAATACCGATTGGAGCCTTCAGCTATTTTGCAATAAATTGCTACAGGATCATCAAAAGATTAAGGATAAGGCCATTTTAAGTCGAATCAGGACGTATATGGCGGACCATACTGATTGGCAACAACTTCAAGAGGTACTACTCCAACACTGGAAAACAGACATGCATAATACGCATGTGCTCTTAATGGATGCTACTTGTTATGAGAGTTATATTCGTTTTCCTACCGATGTTAAGCTGCTCTGGGAGAGCTGCCAATGGGTGTTTGAAAAGCAGCTTTACAGATACTGTAAAATATTAGGAGTAAAACGACCTGGCTCCAAATATATAGATCAAAAGCGCATGCAGATGTCTTATGATCGTAGTCGTAAAAAGACATATAAAGCTGGTCGCAAGCGTAAAAAGTCATTGATATATCTACTATCCAAAGGATTGGGGCAACTGCAATGCCTACTTAACGAAAATCCACAAATACAGCTTCACTTACATGAGAGAACATATCTAAAAACTATAAAGAAGATAATCGAGCAACAGCAATTCTTGCAGCAGCATCCAGCTAAAGAATTGAAAAACAGGATTGTATCACTTCCCAAGGCTTATGTTAGGCCGATAGTGCGAGGTAAAGAAGCTAAAAGGGTTGAGTTCGGAATGAAGGCACACCTGCTT includes:
- a CDS encoding M61 family peptidase; translation: MKKITKLSFILICCLITVLSTAGFAQAQTGKMAYTVSFPEPASNGLHVKLQTSGWQQDTLNFKMPKWMPGYYQIMDYADEIVSISAEDSKGEKLTLDKINENTWQITGVKNKAFTLNYDIKTSKQFVANSYVDAEHAYLINASTFFYVDGFINIPVAVKVEMNEAWSKIATGLTLVKGKTNEFTAPDFDILYDCPILIGNMEELPSFEVGGKLHRFVGYKLGDFDHEGFMQKLKLMVESAVAIIGDIPYKEYTFIGIGPGRGGIEHLNNTTVSFDGNRLNSDAAMNGVLNFLAHEYFHHYNVKRIRPFELGPFDYDQGSKTNLLWVSEGLSVYYEYLVIKRAGLASVETLFEDFENNINVVENNPGKKYQSLVQSSYNTWKDGPFGTQGEEKGKTISYYQKGPVVGLLLDFAIRNATKNEKSLDDVMQYVYYRYYKELGRGFTDAEFEQTCETVAGAPLTEIFEYIYTTKPLDYDKYLGMAGLKLEANPAESDPEKKVYKLKQIENPTELQKEIFQSWIGE
- the hxpB gene encoding hexitol phosphatase HxpB, with product MIRAVIFDMDGIIIDSEPLWKKAEKLVFTSMGVNVTEEQAAVTASLTTREVTEYWFNNSPWQNTPLHEVENAVIDKVGELIATQGKPIDGIANTLEFFKQRKFKIGLATNSPYQLIPLVLEKVGITHYFDAITSSDEAPKGKPDPAVYLTTAHKLDIPPQFCLAFEDSGSGLRAAKRAGMKAVAIPASFEYDHPKFDIADLKLTGFKHFTEQHLRYLSESQT
- a CDS encoding helix-turn-helix transcriptional regulator, with product MTSLVEYYFFIDVQVSEADSQGEYIIPFPRITFGYFFDHPFLVTNHDLNQQVEVDMVISRITSHKITVKPLSDRIKIIGAHVKPFALAYLTNTLLEDLPWLIDTQELFKEQAAAFKRKIKARSKPNQMFDEVENIFLESVLVKDLSVITQAVEMVEKHAGEIKLDELANAIGVTSRTLRNQFYKYVGCAPKEYINLVKLYQSVYQMHHSNDSLTSISHDTNYFDQAHFINTIKRITGKSPGKLRKEMPDFRFLQF
- a CDS encoding OsmC family protein produces the protein MKFTRKASANWKGTGKEGKGTVSTESTTLSQTQVSYKSRFEEGVGTNPEELVAAAHSSCFTMQLSFLLNEEGYTADNLDTDAKITFEDGAITKIHLELEGQVPEIAEDEFKKIAEKAKEVCPISKLLDTEITLSASLSLV
- a CDS encoding iron chaperone, yielding MKGNYKNVDEYIATFSEPIKEILEEIRAHIKNTAPQAEEVISYDMPAYKYNGPLVYFAGYKKHIGFYPTPSAIAHFKTEIEKAKYKWAKGSVQFPLSVPMPMELIKEMVLFKLTENTKK
- a CDS encoding transposase; translation: MRDQQLFQPQDYLTPKWYLFKSSKLGNVYDSIPWEQLSACLPKKNKGPGAPSWFSPQGMFGLMFLKAYLNLSDEKLIARFNTDWSLQLFCNKLLQDHQKIKDKAILSRIRTYMADHTDWQQLQEVLLQHWKTDMHNTHVLLMDATCYESYIRFPTDVKLLWESCQWVFEKQLYRYCKILGVKRPGSKYIDQKRMQMSYDRSRKKTYKAGRKRKKSLIYLLSKGLGQLQCLLNENPQIQLHLHERTYLKTIKKIIEQQQFLQQHPAKELKNRIVSLPKAYVRPIVRGKEAKRVEFGMKAHLLQVDGICFIDTMEFRAFNESTRLKLSSLKHRSIFGSLHQLGADRIYATNKNRKYLTEKKIFTCFPKKGPKVNNPAESQLRSLISSQRATVMEGSFGVHKTAYGLNKIKVKGEKREMIHVFFAVMMANAVKISKRKSEQAPLLQAA